A stretch of the Lactuca sativa cultivar Salinas chromosome 9, Lsat_Salinas_v11, whole genome shotgun sequence genome encodes the following:
- the LOC111905924 gene encoding uncharacterized protein LOC111905924, protein MTDVMGLGHGGDGAGDPPPPVGFGRGQHEHDAELPKKRRGLAKNIQLSKIIQTNKGKPVDLDFDRELTNSPVGNHGNWFTREIGKYIWMNIPLNVSGWDNVSPALRNAIVVHLKNKFDLDKVNLDPERAQLL, encoded by the exons ATGACGGATGTTATGGGCTTAGGACATGGAGGTGATGGAGCCGGGGATCCACCACCTCCCGTAGGCTTTGGTCGTGGTCAACACGAACATGATG cTGAGCTCCCTAAAAAAAGAAGAGGCCTAGCAAAAAACATTCAACTATCAAAGATAATACAGACAAACAAGGGAAAACCTGTAGATTTGGATTTCGATAGGGAGCTGACAAATTCCCCTGTCGGGAACCATGGTAATTGGTTTACCCGTGAGATTGGGAAGTATATATGGATGAACATCCCTTTGAACGTATCTGGTTGGGATAATGTTTCCCCCGCTTTAAGGAATGCAATCGTGGTTCATTTAAAG AATAAGTTTGATTTAGATAAGGTTAACTTGGATCCCGAGCGTGCTCAGTTGTTGTAG